A genome region from Nitrosopumilus oxyclinae includes the following:
- the guaB gene encoding IMP dehydrogenase has translation MEFKEGLTFDDVLLVPKYSDITSRSQTDLSTKLSRNITINIPFVSANMDTVTESSMASAMARAGGIGIIHRFLTIEEQASEVLKVKRSGSVMIENPYSISTDKSVENALDYALDKEISGLLVVDSSSKLIGIVTERDLLFANKTSKIQDVMTKDVVTAKLGVTLDESKAILHKHRIEKLPIVDDSGFIKGLITSKDITNNADFPNASKDKKGRPLVGAAVGVKGDFLERSESLLEAGVDVLVVDIAHGHSENAISTIRNIKKAFPNCELIAGNIATAQGAEDLIKAGVDAVKVGVGSGSICITRVITGSGVPQLTAVMDCAKVGKDHGIPIISDGGTRTSGDATKALASGASTVMVGSMLGGTDESPGTVLTKNGKRFKVYRGMASLAASIGRKSKETGSISLDDDLNDYVAEGVEAMVPYKGTVTDILKQLTGGVRSGLSYCGAHTIPQMQENAEFIKMSRAGFAESQPHDVSLM, from the coding sequence TTGGAATTCAAAGAAGGATTAACATTTGACGACGTTCTTCTTGTACCCAAATATTCAGATATTACAAGTAGAAGTCAGACCGATCTATCTACCAAATTATCTCGAAATATTACAATAAACATTCCTTTTGTTAGTGCAAATATGGATACTGTAACTGAATCTTCTATGGCAAGTGCCATGGCTCGGGCTGGAGGAATTGGAATTATTCATAGATTTTTGACCATTGAAGAACAAGCAAGTGAAGTTCTCAAAGTTAAAAGATCAGGCAGTGTGATGATTGAAAATCCATATTCAATCTCTACAGATAAATCCGTTGAAAATGCTTTAGATTATGCACTTGATAAAGAAATTTCAGGTCTTTTGGTTGTTGATTCTAGTTCAAAATTAATTGGAATAGTGACTGAAAGGGATTTACTATTTGCAAATAAAACCAGTAAAATTCAAGATGTGATGACAAAAGACGTTGTAACTGCAAAACTCGGAGTTACATTAGATGAATCTAAAGCAATTTTGCATAAACATAGAATTGAAAAATTACCTATTGTTGATGACTCTGGGTTTATCAAAGGTTTGATTACAAGTAAAGATATTACAAACAATGCAGATTTTCCAAATGCATCTAAAGATAAGAAAGGTAGACCACTAGTTGGTGCTGCAGTTGGAGTTAAGGGTGACTTTTTAGAAAGAAGTGAATCTCTTTTAGAAGCAGGTGTGGATGTACTTGTTGTCGATATTGCACATGGACATAGTGAAAATGCAATCAGTACAATTCGTAACATCAAAAAAGCATTTCCTAACTGTGAATTAATTGCAGGAAATATTGCAACTGCTCAAGGAGCTGAAGATTTGATTAAAGCAGGTGTAGATGCTGTCAAGGTGGGTGTAGGTTCTGGTTCAATTTGTATTACTAGAGTAATTACAGGCTCTGGAGTTCCACAACTAACTGCAGTAATGGATTGTGCTAAAGTTGGAAAGGATCATGGAATTCCAATAATTTCTGATGGAGGGACAAGAACTTCTGGTGATGCAACAAAGGCATTAGCTTCTGGTGCCTCAACAGTAATGGTTGGCAGTATGCTTGGAGGAACTGATGAATCTCCTGGTACAGTTTTAACTAAAAATGGAAAACGATTCAAAGTTTATCGTGGTATGGCATCACTAGCTGCATCTATTGGTAGAAAATCTAAAGAAACAGGTTCAATATCACTTGATGATGATTTAAATGATTATGTTGCAGAAGGAGTTGAAGCAATGGTTCCATACAAAGGAACTGTAACTGATATTCTAAAACAACTAACTGGTGGTGTCCGTTCTGGTTTGAGCTATTGTGGTGCACATACAATTCCACAAATGCAAGAGAATGCAGAATTTATCAAAATGTCAAGAGCAGGATTTGCAGAGAGTCAGCCTCATGATGTTTCTTTGATGTAG
- a CDS encoding tetratricopeptide repeat protein, with protein sequence MEDPRTNSILDEANRLFLAGKLREAITYYDKILDDNPKHVSSLNNKGYALSKLKDFENAIKCYDAALQNSPDDLSLLVNKISSFRKQGKFVDALSICNGILDNNSKYNIALYHKERILFSMENYDESIECCNQILNDYPENGDVLFDKSCSFVMLSKDDEALDLLERAISQGAQYKIKAKKSKIFEKLSNDVRFKKLIL encoded by the coding sequence ATGGAAGATCCAAGAACAAATTCAATTTTAGATGAAGCCAATAGATTGTTTTTAGCAGGTAAATTACGTGAAGCCATTACATACTATGATAAAATTCTCGATGATAATCCCAAACATGTAAGCTCGCTTAACAATAAGGGATATGCTCTCAGTAAACTAAAAGATTTTGAAAATGCAATAAAATGCTATGATGCTGCTTTACAGAATTCTCCAGATGATCTTTCACTACTAGTAAACAAAATTTCTTCATTTCGTAAACAAGGAAAATTTGTAGATGCATTATCCATATGTAATGGTATTTTAGATAATAATTCAAAATATAATATTGCATTGTATCATAAAGAGAGAATTTTATTTTCTATGGAAAATTATGATGAATCTATTGAATGCTGTAATCAAATTTTAAATGATTATCCTGAAAATGGGGATGTTTTATTTGATAAGTCTTGTAGTTTTGTTATGTTGTCCAAAGATGATGAGGCATTAGATTTACTTGAGCGTGCTATCTCTCAAGGAGCACAATACAAAATTAAAGCTAAAAAATCAAAAATATTTGAAAAACTCTCTAATGATGTCCGATTTAAAAAATTAATTTTATAG
- a CDS encoding DUF2024 family protein, which produces MDFHVFDSYVKAKDGHTMHFDVVTDTSDLEKAISYAKEWLKSIGEESSTVTANECKFCHTQSVPEDMEIEIMTIGYSISKMEGCPN; this is translated from the coding sequence ATGGATTTTCATGTTTTTGACTCTTATGTAAAAGCAAAAGATGGGCATACAATGCATTTTGATGTTGTTACAGATACAAGTGATTTAGAAAAAGCAATTTCCTATGCTAAAGAATGGCTAAAATCTATTGGTGAAGAATCATCAACAGTTACTGCAAATGAATGTAAATTTTGTCATACTCAATCAGTACCAGAAGATATGGAAATTGAAATAATGACTATTGGATATTCTATTTCAAAGATGGAAGGATGTCCGAACTAA
- a CDS encoding 6-hydroxymethylpterin diphosphokinase MptE-like protein, with amino-acid sequence MMILGWKKRYKEILNEFKYAEKEDKESAIILNSILKKTNVNKKIINLIKGKTVLVIGSGPSLASAIPKLKNYKKIVKIAADSSIKPLVANGIIPDIIVTDLDGDVKTLEKIGKTKCVFVVHAHGDNIEKLEFVKKFKNCIGTTQSTPFDKIENYGGFTDGDRGVFLANHFQAKKIILMGMDFGDQIGKYSETKRSDRKRKLMKLKRGESLLKWLSSFTKAELFTTSKAIEGFKKISYKELDIIIT; translated from the coding sequence ATGATGATTTTAGGTTGGAAAAAGAGGTACAAGGAGATTTTAAATGAATTCAAGTACGCTGAAAAAGAGGACAAAGAATCAGCTATTATTTTAAATTCAATTTTAAAAAAAACTAATGTTAACAAAAAAATCATCAATTTAATCAAAGGAAAAACAGTTTTGGTGATTGGTTCTGGACCGTCTTTAGCATCAGCCATTCCAAAATTAAAAAATTATAAAAAAATAGTAAAAATTGCTGCGGATAGTTCAATAAAACCACTTGTGGCAAATGGTATCATACCAGATATCATTGTAACAGATTTAGATGGAGATGTAAAAACACTTGAAAAAATTGGAAAAACTAAATGTGTTTTTGTTGTACATGCACATGGGGACAATATTGAAAAATTGGAATTTGTAAAAAAATTTAAAAATTGTATTGGAACAACACAGTCTACACCTTTTGATAAAATAGAAAATTATGGTGGTTTTACAGATGGAGATAGAGGAGTTTTTCTAGCAAACCATTTTCAAGCTAAAAAAATTATTTTGATGGGAATGGATTTTGGAGATCAAATTGGAAAATATTCAGAAACCAAAAGATCAGATAGAAAAAGAAAATTGATGAAATTGAAAAGAGGTGAATCTCTTTTGAAATGGCTATCATCGTTTACAAAGGCAGAATTGTTTACCACATCAAAGGCAATTGAAGGATTTAAAAAAATATCATACAAAGAACTGGATATTATAATTACCTAG
- the pheA gene encoding prephenate dehydratase, protein MIHVSFQGERGAYSEAAARSFFNEKIQTVPQTTFAEVLESTSNDKTQYSVLPVENSIEGSVGESYDLLYLTSLNATGEIYHRIEHCLIGTGNIDQIDTVYSHPQALGQCRKFIEEHNMKKIPAYDTAGSVKMIKELNKDNCACIASKDAAEIYNMPIILENIANNLNNYTRFLILSKKNNSETRNDKTSIIFSIKHEPGSLFRIIENFHKNNVNLTKIESRPTKANTWEYNFYVDFEGHQTNSKISKMLDSIKQDTLFMKILGSYPSAKLN, encoded by the coding sequence ATGATTCATGTTTCGTTCCAAGGTGAACGAGGTGCTTATAGTGAAGCTGCAGCAAGATCATTTTTTAATGAAAAAATTCAAACCGTACCTCAAACTACATTTGCAGAAGTGTTAGAAAGTACATCAAATGATAAAACACAATATTCAGTTTTACCAGTAGAGAATTCTATAGAAGGAAGTGTAGGTGAAAGTTATGATTTATTGTATTTAACATCTCTAAATGCAACAGGTGAAATTTATCACAGAATAGAACATTGTTTAATTGGAACCGGCAATATTGATCAAATAGATACAGTTTATTCACACCCTCAAGCTTTAGGTCAATGTAGGAAATTCATTGAAGAGCACAACATGAAAAAAATTCCAGCATACGATACTGCTGGAAGCGTAAAAATGATTAAAGAATTAAACAAAGATAACTGTGCATGTATTGCAAGTAAGGATGCAGCAGAAATCTACAACATGCCTATAATTTTAGAAAATATTGCAAATAATCTCAATAACTATACAAGATTTTTAATTCTGTCAAAAAAAAATAATTCTGAAACAAGAAATGATAAGACATCAATAATCTTTTCAATAAAACATGAACCTGGTTCTTTATTTAGAATAATAGAGAATTTCCATAAAAATAACGTCAATCTAACAAAAATTGAATCCAGACCAACCAAAGCAAACACTTGGGAGTACAATTTTTACGTGGATTTTGAAGGGCATCAAACTAATTCTAAAATTTCAAAAATGCTAGATTCAATAAAACAAGATACATTATTTATGAAAATTTTAGGATCTTATCCTTCTGCAAAACTAAACTAA
- the guaA gene encoding glutamine-hydrolyzing GMP synthase — protein MDKIVVLDFGSQYSHLICRRIREFSVYAELVPYDISYEELQKLNPTGIIFSGGPSSVYNSDAPIPENKIFDMNLPLLGICYGHQLIVNKFGGKVKRANKEYGSSLLTIDSDKDLLNGVGESVRAWMSHGDEAEQIPEGFKVIGHTENAKAAAIASEEKSIYGIQFHPEVVHTEQGTEILKNFVLKVCGAKQDWTMEGFIDTAVEKIAKIDGNVLCGVSGGIDSTVVALLIHKAIGDRLKCVFVNNGLLRLNEEKEIEDMFKDNFKVDFTSINAAEQFLGKLKGVEDPEKKRMIVGEEFIHVFTDFAKNSGPFKWLAQGTLYPDVIESGVSKGPASVIKSHHNVGGLPDWLNLEILEPLRELYKDEVRKIAKILEVPEKLFMRHPFPGPGLSVRIIGEVTPTKLEICKVASKIVEEELMTVGLYEKVWQAYAAVGDDRAVGVVGDERRYGNIVMIRVVDSVDAMTADWTRLPHGLLEKMSNRITNEIEDVTWVTYTISSKPPATIEPQ, from the coding sequence ATGGACAAAATTGTAGTTTTAGATTTTGGATCTCAGTACAGTCATTTGATTTGTAGAAGGATTAGAGAATTTTCAGTTTATGCAGAACTTGTTCCATATGATATTAGTTATGAGGAATTACAAAAACTAAATCCTACAGGGATAATTTTTTCTGGGGGTCCATCAAGTGTTTATAATTCAGATGCACCAATTCCAGAAAATAAAATTTTTGATATGAATTTACCACTTCTTGGAATTTGTTATGGACATCAATTAATTGTTAATAAATTTGGAGGTAAAGTGAAAAGAGCAAACAAAGAATATGGTTCATCATTACTAACAATTGATAGTGATAAAGATCTTCTAAACGGAGTTGGAGAATCAGTGAGGGCATGGATGAGTCACGGAGATGAAGCAGAACAAATTCCTGAAGGTTTCAAAGTTATTGGGCATACTGAAAATGCAAAAGCAGCGGCGATTGCATCTGAAGAAAAATCAATTTATGGCATTCAATTTCATCCAGAAGTAGTACATACAGAACAAGGTACAGAAATTCTAAAAAATTTTGTTTTAAAGGTTTGTGGTGCAAAACAAGATTGGACCATGGAGGGGTTTATCGATACAGCTGTTGAGAAAATTGCAAAGATAGATGGAAATGTACTTTGTGGAGTAAGTGGAGGTATTGACTCTACTGTTGTTGCATTATTAATTCACAAAGCAATAGGTGATAGACTAAAATGTGTTTTTGTAAATAATGGATTGTTACGATTAAACGAAGAAAAAGAGATAGAGGACATGTTTAAAGATAATTTCAAAGTAGATTTTACTTCAATTAATGCTGCTGAACAATTTCTTGGGAAACTCAAAGGAGTGGAAGATCCCGAAAAGAAACGAATGATCGTAGGAGAAGAATTTATTCATGTTTTTACGGATTTTGCTAAAAACAGTGGTCCTTTCAAATGGTTAGCTCAAGGTACATTGTATCCAGATGTAATTGAAAGCGGAGTATCAAAAGGGCCTGCATCAGTAATCAAATCTCATCATAATGTTGGAGGATTACCTGATTGGCTTAATTTAGAAATTTTAGAGCCATTAAGAGAATTGTATAAAGACGAAGTAAGAAAAATTGCTAAAATTCTTGAAGTTCCAGAAAAACTTTTCATGAGACATCCATTTCCAGGTCCAGGATTATCAGTTAGAATAATTGGAGAAGTAACTCCAACAAAACTCGAAATTTGTAAAGTTGCAAGTAAGATTGTAGAAGAAGAATTGATGACTGTAGGTTTGTATGAAAAAGTATGGCAGGCATATGCTGCAGTAGGGGATGATAGAGCAGTTGGAGTTGTGGGAGATGAGCGTAGATATGGAAATATTGTTATGATCAGAGTTGTAGATTCAGTTGATGCAATGACTGCAGATTGGACAAGATTACCACATGGATTATTAGAAAAGATGAGTAATAGAATAACAAATGAGATTGAAGATGTTACTTGGGTTACGTATACCATTTCAAGTAAACCACCTGCAACAATAGAGCCCCAATAG
- a CDS encoding exosome complex RNA-binding protein Csl4, giving the protein MSENAIFPGDKIASIEEYEAGNNAFDDGDMVRAATIGEKDIDKASRTVNVKHPKLLSIPKVGDIIIGTVAAVMSSMIAVSIDYINGKPTTSKVECICGTRNLRIRNVALVNDIVTLKILNHLNGTIHASISEPNLGILFTKCRKCGGKVIPMRDAIKCTDCAWIDERKLSANFGNSDFVNLRD; this is encoded by the coding sequence ATGTCTGAAAATGCAATATTTCCAGGAGACAAAATAGCATCTATTGAAGAATATGAGGCAGGAAATAATGCTTTTGACGATGGAGACATGGTTAGAGCAGCAACTATTGGAGAAAAAGATATTGACAAGGCATCACGAACTGTAAATGTAAAACACCCAAAACTTTTATCGATTCCAAAGGTAGGAGACATCATTATTGGAACAGTAGCAGCAGTCATGTCATCTATGATTGCAGTTTCAATTGATTACATTAATGGAAAACCTACAACATCAAAAGTTGAATGTATTTGTGGAACACGAAATTTAAGAATAAGAAATGTTGCATTAGTTAATGATATAGTTACATTAAAAATTCTAAATCATCTTAATGGAACTATTCACGCATCTATTAGTGAACCAAATTTAGGAATTTTATTTACAAAATGTAGAAAATGTGGTGGAAAAGTTATTCCAATGCGTGATGCAATAAAATGTACAGATTGTGCATGGATTGATGAGAGAAAACTTTCTGCAAACTTTGGAAATAGTGACTTCGTAAATTTAAGAGATTAA
- the dph2 gene encoding diphthamide biosynthesis enzyme Dph2 — MIIIDEARIFKEIDEKKPASVSLNGPDGMLPQVQDMAIKISAKYDIPAYVLADTTWGTCDLNTTGSKILGAEIQFNIGHTINTESLEENLVLIDAFDDVGFDNVAEQCTDLLKGKLISLVTDSQHLHQMDRVEKILTKNGIKVKIGKGKGQLNDGQVFGCEFYPATELKKEVDAYVFLGQSNFHAAGIALSTNLPTFVLDPYFNEVREVTEFARSLKKKASLAIFKAAEAKSFGIIIGLKEGQLSKVFGLKFKKELEKEGKTVQLFALTDITNERLNNLRGIDAFIQVACPRISTDNQFDKPVLSTPQANALLKVLRKESIGEYLEIPHWL; from the coding sequence TTGATCATAATAGATGAAGCAAGAATTTTCAAAGAAATAGATGAAAAAAAACCAGCATCAGTTTCATTAAATGGTCCAGATGGCATGTTGCCTCAAGTTCAAGATATGGCAATCAAAATTTCAGCAAAATATGATATTCCAGCATATGTGTTAGCAGATACCACATGGGGAACTTGTGATTTGAATACAACAGGTTCAAAAATACTAGGAGCTGAAATTCAATTCAATATCGGACATACAATTAATACAGAATCATTAGAAGAAAATTTAGTTTTAATTGATGCTTTTGATGATGTCGGATTTGATAATGTTGCAGAGCAATGTACAGATCTTTTAAAGGGAAAATTAATTTCACTTGTTACAGACAGTCAACATTTACATCAAATGGATAGAGTTGAAAAAATTTTAACAAAAAACGGAATTAAAGTAAAAATTGGAAAGGGGAAAGGGCAATTAAATGACGGTCAAGTATTTGGTTGTGAATTTTATCCTGCAACAGAACTAAAAAAAGAAGTTGATGCCTATGTATTTTTAGGACAAAGTAATTTTCATGCTGCAGGAATTGCATTATCAACAAATTTGCCAACATTTGTGTTAGATCCTTATTTTAACGAAGTAAGAGAAGTAACAGAATTTGCACGTTCACTAAAAAAGAAAGCATCATTGGCAATATTCAAAGCAGCTGAAGCAAAATCATTTGGGATAATTATCGGATTAAAAGAAGGGCAATTATCAAAAGTGTTTGGTTTAAAATTTAAAAAAGAATTAGAAAAAGAAGGAAAGACAGTTCAGTTATTTGCACTTACAGACATTACAAATGAAAGATTAAACAATCTTAGAGGAATTGATGCATTTATTCAAGTTGCATGTCCAAGAATTTCCACAGATAATCAATTCGACAAGCCAGTATTGTCCACCCCACAGGCTAATGCACTTCTAAAAGTTTTACGAAAAGAAAGTATTGGTGAATATTTAGAAATTCCACATTGGTTATAG
- a CDS encoding TiaS agmantine-binding domain-containing protein, with amino-acid sequence MEKETILNVGFDDTDSPKGMCTTFLAYKIVDLLQKQKTEFLDFPRLIRFNPNIPWKTRGNGAVSFKIKTKNPSKIKKQIKNLVSKYSDTENGANPGLVFFESDSIPSEFTKFSKLALWQLINRNNAKTFAKKNNLEIHFQGNGQGLVGAIGAIGYDFQDHTLELLSYRKKSKFGKERKLSTASVKQMQEKTSPNTFNSFDTKKGRVLITPHGPDPVFYGVRGENVDSLVYATKIIKTTEKLDGYMIFKSNQGTGDHLKNELTFENMKPYASGKISGIVSNTPKIVKGGHVFFKINSNNHEFWCAVYKPTGMTKVASNLLKGDKISVGGGVRKASKHFPRIINLEFINIVSLEKNTTLSNPQCNKCHKKMKSKGINQGFQCIRCGKKDSKKITTEIPRDIKQQLYLPKISAHRHLSRPLQRIRTINKSSKFDKSLSWFCVYGK; translated from the coding sequence ATGGAAAAGGAAACTATCCTAAATGTTGGATTTGATGACACTGATTCACCTAAAGGAATGTGTACTACATTTCTTGCTTACAAAATTGTTGATTTACTTCAAAAACAAAAAACAGAATTTTTAGATTTTCCACGATTAATTAGATTTAATCCTAACATTCCGTGGAAAACTAGGGGAAATGGAGCCGTTTCTTTTAAAATAAAGACAAAAAATCCATCTAAAATTAAAAAACAAATTAAAAATCTTGTTTCAAAATACTCTGATACTGAAAATGGTGCCAATCCAGGATTGGTATTTTTTGAAAGTGATAGTATCCCATCTGAATTTACTAAATTTAGTAAATTAGCTTTATGGCAATTAATTAATCGAAACAATGCAAAAACATTTGCTAAAAAAAATAATCTTGAAATTCATTTCCAAGGAAATGGTCAAGGATTAGTTGGTGCTATAGGTGCAATAGGTTATGATTTTCAAGATCACACATTGGAACTTTTAAGCTACCGTAAAAAATCAAAATTTGGAAAAGAGAGAAAACTTTCTACTGCGAGTGTAAAACAAATGCAGGAAAAAACTTCTCCTAATACGTTTAACAGTTTTGATACAAAGAAAGGCCGAGTCTTAATTACTCCACATGGTCCAGACCCTGTATTTTATGGCGTTAGAGGTGAAAATGTTGATTCCTTGGTTTATGCAACTAAAATTATCAAAACAACTGAAAAATTAGATGGATATATGATCTTCAAATCAAATCAAGGAACTGGTGATCATTTGAAAAATGAATTAACTTTTGAAAATATGAAACCATATGCATCTGGAAAAATTTCTGGGATTGTATCTAATACACCAAAAATTGTAAAGGGGGGTCATGTATTTTTTAAAATTAATTCAAATAACCATGAATTTTGGTGTGCTGTTTACAAACCAACAGGTATGACTAAAGTTGCATCAAATTTGTTAAAAGGTGATAAAATTAGTGTTGGTGGAGGAGTTAGAAAAGCTTCGAAACATTTCCCTCGAATAATTAATCTTGAATTTATTAATATTGTTTCATTAGAAAAGAATACTACACTATCAAATCCACAATGCAATAAATGCCATAAAAAAATGAAATCTAAAGGTATCAATCAAGGGTTTCAGTGTATTCGTTGTGGAAAAAAAGATTCTAAAAAAATTACTACTGAAATTCCAAGAGATATCAAACAACAACTATATCTTCCAAAAATTTCTGCACATAGGCATCTAAGTAGGCCCTTGCAAAGAATTAGAACGATTAACAAATCATCAAAATTTGATAAATCTCTTTCATGGTTTTGTGTATATGGAAAATAA
- a CDS encoding zinc-binding dehydrogenase, which yields MKALVYDQYSVDDDFSKILKIKDIPIPEPKSNEVIIKVETAALNYDDIWGMRGKPLAIPLPHISGTDAAGEVTAIGSDVKNIKVGDRVVSHGNMSCRVCKLCTSGREFDCKKRTIWGFETGPLWGGYCEFTHLPEVNVVKIPEGVSYDQAAAASMTLLTSWHMLVGRAKIQPGQIVLIMGGSSGVGNYGIQIAKLFGCTVIATASPDKLDKLLELGADYAVDHRKEDWHKEVRSITKKIPKPLGDVPGVDVIFEHIGGSHWNKELTLLNYGGTIVTTGATTGYDAETDLRHIFFKGINILGSTQGTRAELEQGLYWMSQGKIKSVIDSVYSLEQAADAHTKMLKGKGLFGKILIKPRS from the coding sequence ATGAAAGCTCTAGTATATGATCAATATTCTGTTGATGATGATTTTTCTAAAATCTTAAAAATTAAAGATATTCCTATACCTGAACCGAAATCTAATGAGGTCATAATTAAAGTAGAAACGGCTGCTCTCAACTACGATGATATCTGGGGTATGAGAGGGAAACCATTAGCAATTCCATTACCTCATATTTCTGGAACTGATGCTGCTGGTGAAGTAACAGCTATTGGTAGTGATGTTAAAAATATTAAAGTTGGTGATAGGGTCGTCTCACATGGAAATATGTCATGTAGGGTTTGTAAACTATGTACATCTGGACGAGAATTTGATTGTAAAAAACGAACTATTTGGGGTTTTGAGACAGGACCACTATGGGGAGGTTACTGTGAATTTACACATCTTCCAGAAGTTAATGTTGTAAAAATTCCGGAAGGTGTTTCATATGATCAAGCTGCTGCTGCATCAATGACTTTGTTAACTTCGTGGCATATGTTGGTAGGTAGAGCAAAAATTCAACCAGGCCAAATAGTTTTGATAATGGGAGGCAGTTCTGGAGTTGGAAATTATGGAATACAGATTGCAAAACTTTTTGGATGTACCGTAATTGCTACTGCTAGTCCTGATAAATTAGATAAATTATTGGAGCTTGGTGCTGATTATGCCGTTGATCATAGAAAAGAAGATTGGCATAAAGAGGTAAGATCAATTACTAAAAAAATTCCCAAACCTTTAGGAGATGTACCTGGAGTTGATGTTATTTTTGAACATATTGGTGGTTCTCATTGGAACAAAGAACTTACTTTACTAAATTATGGTGGAACAATTGTAACAACTGGTGCCACAACCGGTTATGATGCTGAGACTGATTTACGTCATATTTTCTTTAAAGGCATTAACATTTTGGGCTCTACTCAGGGTACTAGAGCTGAATTAGAACAAGGTCTGTATTGGATGTCACAAGGCAAGATCAAGTCTGTTATTGATTCTGTATATTCATTAGAGCAAGCTGCTGATGCACATACAAAAATGCTTAAAGGTAAAGGTCTCTTTGGAAAAATCTTAATCAAGCCTAGGTCTTAA
- the folP gene encoding dihydropteroate synthase: MAKIGNIGVGGKNPVRIMGIMNTSPESFYKKSVNTSKTVIKNTAKLMEDQGADFIDVGGMSTAPYLSTSVSEKIESKRIQNAIKIIQNSTNLPISVDTCRATVAKDALECGVEIINDISGLKYDKNMQGVISKYNPSLILCAYSQKFVSGNPITTTKKLLQDSIKMAKKSHVPSEQIVLDPAIGFFRKTGKGPFFTKIKSDWLERDLHVLQNLNLITKNYPILISVSNKSFIGKILGKENPNDRLFGSLSAEVVSVMNGADIIRTHNVQATKDAVTIASKLSK; encoded by the coding sequence GTGGCAAAAATTGGGAATATAGGTGTGGGTGGAAAGAATCCAGTCCGAATAATGGGAATTATGAACACTAGTCCTGAATCATTTTACAAAAAGTCTGTTAATACTAGTAAAACTGTGATAAAAAATACTGCTAAACTAATGGAGGATCAAGGAGCAGATTTTATTGATGTTGGAGGGATGTCTACTGCACCATATCTGTCAACATCGGTTTCAGAAAAAATAGAATCAAAAAGAATTCAAAATGCAATTAAAATTATTCAAAATTCTACAAATCTTCCAATATCTGTGGATACTTGTAGAGCAACAGTTGCAAAAGATGCTTTAGAATGTGGAGTTGAAATTATTAATGATATTTCTGGATTAAAATATGATAAAAATATGCAAGGTGTAATTTCTAAATACAATCCATCTCTAATTTTATGTGCATATAGTCAAAAATTTGTTTCTGGAAATCCTATAACAACTACAAAAAAATTACTTCAAGATAGCATAAAGATGGCAAAAAAATCACATGTTCCTTCAGAACAAATTGTATTAGATCCTGCTATTGGGTTTTTTAGAAAAACTGGAAAGGGACCATTTTTTACAAAAATTAAATCAGATTGGTTAGAAAGAGATCTACACGTTTTACAAAATCTAAATCTCATCACAAAAAATTATCCAATCCTTATCTCTGTTTCAAACAAATCATTCATAGGGAAAATTTTGGGAAAAGAGAACCCAAATGATCGATTATTTGGCTCGCTTTCTGCAGAAGTAGTATCTGTTATGAATGGTGCTGATATTATTCGTACTCACAATGTTCAGGCAACTAAAGATGCCGTAACGATCGCTTCTAAATTATCAAAATAA